Proteins from one Xenorhabdus griffiniae genomic window:
- a CDS encoding CoA-acylating methylmalonate-semialdehyde dehydrogenase, with the protein MEQIKNFIGGQLVDSQSDRISLIFNPATGQEIRMVALSATHEAEHAIESAHLAFKEWSKTSPLKRARILFKFKSLLEENQDRLARLISEEHGKIYSDAVGELTRGLEVVEFACGIPHLQKGEHSANVGAGVDSHSLMQPLGVCAGITPFNFPAMVPMWMFPIALATGNTFVLKPSEKDPSLSIELAKLLQQAGLPDGVFNVVQGDKEAVDVLLTDPRIQAVSFVGSTPIAEYVYATASAHGKRCQALGGAKNHSVLMPDADMDMAANAIMGAAFGAAGERCMALSVVVAVGDEVADRLVEKLRQQIAQMSVGPGISNGKENDMGPVISQQHRAKICDYICSGIEQGAKLLVDGRGYPVAGHENGYFVGPTLFDYVTPDMKIYKEEIFGPVLTLVRVPDYDTALNLINQHEYGNGAAIFTCDGETARQFSEDVQAGMVGVNIPIPVPMAFHSFGGWKRSIFGPLNVHGNDGVRFYTRMKTVTSRWPASVRLEHHDSHFVMPTME; encoded by the coding sequence ATGGAACAGATTAAAAACTTTATTGGCGGGCAACTCGTTGATAGCCAAAGCGATCGCATTTCACTCATTTTCAATCCAGCCACAGGACAGGAGATTCGAATGGTTGCCTTGAGTGCAACCCATGAGGCTGAACATGCCATTGAATCTGCTCATCTGGCCTTTAAGGAGTGGTCAAAAACCTCGCCGTTGAAACGTGCACGGATTTTGTTCAAATTCAAATCATTGCTTGAAGAAAACCAGGACAGACTGGCAAGGTTGATTTCTGAAGAACATGGAAAAATTTATTCTGATGCGGTGGGGGAGTTAACTCGTGGCCTCGAAGTGGTCGAATTTGCTTGTGGTATCCCGCATCTGCAAAAAGGGGAACACTCTGCCAATGTAGGAGCGGGAGTTGACAGTCACTCCCTGATGCAACCCTTGGGTGTTTGTGCCGGTATCACGCCATTTAACTTTCCTGCCATGGTGCCAATGTGGATGTTTCCTATCGCACTAGCGACGGGAAATACCTTTGTCTTGAAACCTTCTGAAAAAGATCCCTCACTTTCGATTGAACTGGCGAAATTATTGCAACAGGCCGGTTTGCCGGATGGTGTGTTTAATGTTGTGCAAGGGGATAAAGAAGCTGTTGATGTGCTACTGACCGATCCGCGCATTCAGGCAGTGAGTTTTGTCGGCTCAACCCCGATAGCAGAGTATGTCTATGCCACTGCTTCAGCGCACGGCAAACGCTGTCAGGCATTAGGTGGAGCAAAGAACCACAGTGTCTTGATGCCAGATGCGGATATGGACATGGCTGCAAATGCCATCATGGGGGCGGCATTCGGTGCGGCAGGGGAACGCTGTATGGCATTGTCGGTTGTCGTCGCGGTTGGGGATGAAGTTGCAGATAGATTGGTAGAAAAACTCCGGCAACAAATAGCTCAAATGTCGGTTGGCCCTGGTATTTCCAATGGAAAAGAAAACGACATGGGGCCAGTGATTTCTCAGCAGCACAGGGCAAAAATCTGTGACTACATTTGCAGTGGAATAGAGCAGGGAGCAAAATTATTGGTTGATGGGCGAGGATATCCGGTGGCAGGCCATGAAAATGGCTATTTCGTGGGGCCAACGCTATTTGATTATGTCACGCCGGATATGAAAATCTATAAGGAAGAGATTTTCGGCCCGGTGCTTACCCTTGTCCGCGTACCGGATTATGACACAGCATTGAACTTGATTAACCAGCATGAATATGGCAACGGAGCGGCAATTTTTACCTGTGATGGTGAAACGGCGCGCCAGTTCAGTGAAGACGTTCAAGCGGGTATGGTTGGTGTGAATATTCCGATCCCAGTACCGATGGCATTTCATAGTTTTGGTGGCTGGAAGCGTTCCATTTTTGGGCCACTGAATGTACATGGTAATGACGGGGTGCGCTTCTATACCCGTATGAAAACTGTCACCAGCCGTTGGCCCGCCAGTGTGCGTTTAGAACATCACGATAGCCATTTTGTGATGCCAACGATGGAGTAG
- a CDS encoding MurR/RpiR family transcriptional regulator, which translates to MSAASNLNELQEQVRSRYGELSKRLQQVARYVLDNTNSVAFDTVAVIAKEANVPPSTLIRFANAFNFSGFNEMKQLFRLNLVEETASYTDRARLFKELDNDHQIPEDPQHILQEFAHSNAQAMQQLAARTPAEDLDKAVSLLANADNIHIIGLRRSFSVASYFAYALSHLECRPLLINGLGGMFHEQMGMIGPQDVVVSISFTPYAEETVMISEKAVQAGAKQIVITDSQISPLASFSDICFVVKEAQVDAFRSQSATLCLVQSLTVALAYRQG; encoded by the coding sequence ATGTCTGCTGCGTCTAATCTGAATGAACTTCAAGAACAAGTTCGATCCCGTTATGGTGAGTTGAGTAAACGGTTACAACAAGTTGCAAGATATGTACTGGATAATACGAATAGTGTCGCATTTGATACTGTTGCCGTTATTGCCAAAGAAGCCAATGTTCCACCTTCTACTTTGATCCGCTTTGCCAATGCCTTTAATTTCAGTGGATTCAATGAAATGAAGCAACTATTTCGCCTGAATTTGGTGGAAGAGACCGCCAGCTATACCGATCGGGCACGGCTGTTTAAAGAGCTGGATAATGATCATCAGATACCAGAAGATCCTCAGCATATTTTGCAGGAGTTTGCTCATTCCAACGCTCAAGCCATGCAGCAACTCGCAGCCCGTACTCCCGCAGAGGATTTGGATAAGGCAGTGAGTTTGCTGGCGAATGCCGACAATATTCACATTATCGGCCTGCGCCGCTCTTTCAGTGTTGCCTCATATTTTGCCTATGCCCTCAGCCATCTTGAATGCCGCCCGCTACTTATTAATGGCTTAGGGGGTATGTTCCATGAGCAGATGGGTATGATTGGCCCTCAAGATGTCGTGGTATCTATCAGCTTTACGCCGTATGCCGAAGAAACGGTGATGATCAGTGAAAAAGCGGTACAAGCGGGTGCAAAGCAAATTGTCATTACTGATAGCCAGATTAGCCCGCTTGCAAGTTTTAGCGATATTTGCTTTGTGGTGAAGGAAGCCCAGGTTGATGCGTTCCGCTCCCAGTCTGCTACTTTGTGTTTGGTGCAATCTTTGACCGTAGCACTGGCGTATCGGCAGGGATAA
- a CDS encoding condensation domain-containing protein has product MDKILASPFIHFFWKSWVLEPHSPKYNIVIEQNIRGSLDESRLKWALQEFINLYPLFKYRIEEENDELYWIFGSDDIEFTYLSNNEEQLNQFALRPFDLRKGPVVRFGLIKETEQQFHLFIVLHHIIGDGQGIEEFFHNIADLYNQRPLRHSPMTLQQASEKFEQDRQLLQLLGKYNPEQYWKKCLSGMTTSNPLPYLPQHAIGEPELPNEFRFNLPLEDWKNLSISLSPYKPFLVFKTLWATLVAQYTATDSVHLIYPIAVAGGASVSLGAQINAVVFPLHFNETDSFNSLYQATLNYSTSLKAQPDLRFSSLPIFQAVPTDLVNKLNVGINQASFKDLNLELDGCEVHYGSRFNNDLAVTEWILEYHLEEGYWAFRIRYHPNLFHAKQIKALGEQFQQLLVNALSYPETPISQFPLLTPEQTQTLLEYGSPQQLSDTQSERHSPLVMDLIHKHYQQAIGQSQSAEISGIQVYVLNERLQMVPMGLKGELYLSGPELGHKYLDHSVLADKQLIANPFVQYTKDKWLYRTGEQVRWLPNGELEYLGTEDYDFLKEAS; this is encoded by the coding sequence ATGGATAAGATTCTGGCTTCTCCATTTATTCATTTCTTTTGGAAATCATGGGTTCTCGAGCCGCACTCACCTAAATATAATATCGTTATAGAACAAAATATTAGGGGGAGTTTAGATGAAAGTAGATTAAAATGGGCTTTGCAAGAATTTATTAATCTTTATCCTTTATTTAAATATCGAATTGAAGAAGAAAATGATGAGTTATATTGGATATTTGGCTCAGATGATATTGAGTTTACATACCTTTCTAATAATGAAGAACAATTGAATCAGTTTGCTCTGCGGCCATTTGACCTCAGAAAAGGGCCAGTCGTTCGTTTTGGTTTAATCAAAGAGACAGAACAGCAATTTCACTTATTTATTGTACTGCACCATATCATCGGTGATGGACAGGGTATAGAAGAGTTTTTTCACAATATCGCTGATCTGTACAACCAACGTCCTCTGCGTCATTCCCCCATGACGCTGCAACAAGCGTCAGAGAAATTTGAACAAGATCGTCAACTTCTACAATTATTGGGTAAATATAACCCTGAGCAATACTGGAAAAAATGTTTGTCAGGAATGACTACCAGTAATCCATTACCTTATTTGCCTCAACACGCGATAGGTGAGCCGGAATTACCGAATGAATTTCGTTTCAACTTGCCATTAGAAGATTGGAAGAACCTCTCAATATCTTTATCCCCTTACAAACCGTTCCTCGTATTTAAGACGTTATGGGCAACGCTCGTAGCCCAATATACTGCAACTGATAGTGTTCACCTTATCTATCCCATTGCAGTCGCTGGCGGGGCATCTGTTTCGCTTGGTGCACAAATCAATGCGGTTGTTTTCCCTTTGCATTTTAATGAGACGGATAGCTTTAATTCTCTCTATCAGGCTACGTTAAACTATAGTACATCATTGAAGGCTCAACCTGATCTGCGTTTTTCAAGTTTGCCTATATTCCAAGCTGTACCCACCGATCTTGTCAATAAGCTCAATGTCGGTATCAATCAGGCCAGTTTTAAGGATCTCAATCTGGAATTAGACGGATGTGAGGTTCATTACGGTAGTCGTTTCAATAACGATTTAGCCGTTACAGAGTGGATACTGGAATATCATCTGGAAGAGGGTTATTGGGCTTTTCGTATCCGCTATCATCCTAACCTTTTCCATGCAAAACAAATCAAAGCGTTAGGTGAACAATTCCAGCAATTGTTGGTTAATGCCTTGTCTTATCCCGAAACGCCAATATCGCAATTTCCTTTGCTAACACCTGAGCAGACACAGACATTACTGGAATACGGTAGCCCACAACAACTAAGCGACACCCAATCAGAACGACACTCCCCTTTGGTGATGGATTTGATCCACAAACATTATCAACAGGCAATCGGGCAATCACAATCTGCTGAAATATCAGGCATCCAAGTTTATGTGTTGAATGAACGATTGCAAATGGTGCCAATGGGGTTAAAGGGCGAACTTTATCTCTCTGGGCCAGAATTGGGCCATAAATATTTGGATCACTCAGTATTGGCAGACAAACAACTTATCGCCAATCCATTTGTTCAATATACCAAGGATAAGTGGCTCTATCGTACAGGCGAACAAGTACGCTGGTTGCCAAATGGAGAGCTAGAATATCTGGGGACAGAAGACTACGATTTTCTGAAAGAAGCGAGTTAA